In Carya illinoinensis cultivar Pawnee chromosome 6, C.illinoinensisPawnee_v1, whole genome shotgun sequence, a single genomic region encodes these proteins:
- the LOC122313783 gene encoding UDP-glycosyltransferase 88A1-like, with amino-acid sequence MEAIVLYPAPNMGHLISMVELAQLILLHHHHPSTSLLSVHILITSPPINLGSASPYIASVSATTPSIIFHHLPGPSPPLQPASFPMEILVFEHIKLTTPQVQTTLLSISVSSSIRAFVIDGFCTPALEVGTSLQIPTYYFFSTCASCLALFLYLPTLHKNTTKSFKDLNTHLHVPGLPPIPSSHMPKPILDRTEEQHSWFLYFATHLPKSAGIIVNTFNSLEPNALKAISDGLCVQDGHTPPIFCVGPVIKSNDQSAGGQAECLKWMDSQPRGKVVFLSFGSLGTFSKEQLKEIAVGLEKSDQRFLWVVRSPPKKEQSQQFSSQSEEDPDLDSLLPESFLDRTSEKGLVVKQWAPQVAVLRHDAVGSFVTHCGWNSVLEAVCAGVPMVAWPLYAEQRFNKILLVEQLKLALPMNESEGGLVSAAEVERRVREIMESEEGNSVREQVLAKRQEAMAATSEQGSSRVALAKFMESAKR; translated from the coding sequence ATGGAGGCCATAGTACTGTATCCAGCGCCCAACATGGGTCACCTTATCTCCATGGTGGAGCTCGCTCAGCTAAtcctcctccaccaccaccacccttcTACTTCTCTGTTATCCGTCCACATCCTCATCACCTCTCCACCCATCAACCTTGGCTCCGCCTCCCCTTACATCGCCTCCGTCTCCGCCACCACCCCTTCCATCATCTTCCATCACCTCCCCGGCCCCTCTCCCCCTCTCCAGCCCGCCTCCTTCCCCATGGAAATCCTCGTTTTTGAGCACATCAAACTCACCACCCCTCAGGTCCAAACCACCCTCCTTTCTATCTCTGTCTCTTCCTCCATCCGTGCTTTCGTTATCGACGGCTTCTGTACTCCCGCTCTCGAAGTCGGCACTTCCCTCCAAATCCCAACttactatttcttttccacCTGCGCAAGCTGCCTCGCCTTGTTTCTCTACCTCCCCACTCTTCACAAAAACACCACGAAAAGCTTCAAAGACCTCAACACCCATCTCCACGTCCCAGGCTTACCACCCATCCCCTCGTCCCATATGCCGAAGCCAATTCTTGACAGAACCGAAGAACAACATTCTTGGTTCCTTTATTTTGCTACCCACCTTCCGAAATCTGCTGGAATCATCGTTAACACGTTCAACTCTCTTGAGCCAAATGCATTGAAAGCTATATCCGATGGACTTTGCGTCCAGGACGGCCACACTCCACCCATTTTTTGTGTTGGACCAGTGATCAAGTCCAACGATCAAAGTGCTGGAGGTCAAGCCGAGTGTTTAAAATGGATGGACTCGCAACCCAGGGGAAAGGTTGTATTTTTGAGCTTCGGGAGCTTAGGTACGTTTTCAAAGGAGCAGTTGAAGGAAATAGCTGTAGGGCTAGAGAAAAGTGACCAAAGGTTCTTGTGGGTGGTGCGCAGTCCACCTAAGAAAGAGCAAAGCCAGCAGTTTTCGTCACAATCTGAAGAAGACCCAGACTTGGATTCTTTGCTTCCGGAAAGTTTCTTGGATCGCACTAGCGAGAAGGGGCTCGTCGTGAAGCAATGGGCACCACAGGTAGCGGTGCTGAGACATGACGCGGTGGGCAGTTTCGTCACTCATTGTGGGTGGAACTCAGTGCTGGAAGCGGTTTGCGCTGGCGTACCGATGGTGGCGTGGCCGCTGTACGCGGAGCAGAGGTTTAACAAGATATTGTTGGTGGAGCAGTTGAAGCTGGCTTTGCCGATGAACGAGTCGGAGGGCGGGTTAGTGAGCGCGGCCGAGGTGGAGAGGCGAGTTAGAGAGATTATGGAGTCGGAGGAGGGAAACTCGGTGAGAGAGCAGGTATTGGCCAAGAGACAGGAGGCAATGGCGGCAACGAGTGAACAGGGCTCGTCCCGAGTTGCGCTTGCAAAGTTTATGGAGTCGGCGAAGAGGTGA
- the LOC122313784 gene encoding anthocyanidin 5,3-O-glucosyltransferase-like, translating into MPDQINAIVLYPSPGWGHLIAMVELGKLILQHHPSFSITVIVFHTQNMATPTFFADQYVTAINATCPSITFLHLPPVSDTPPPSTTSSSSPLEIMVFLLPLLNNTNLHQALRTISQTSNVKAFIIDFFCDAAFQVAANLCIPTYYFITSSALALVLALCNPTHHKSMDKSSEGLDHMLADITGLPLIPASDLPRIVTDRGSQAYQFFLNCGINMARANGLIVNSFEQLERKAIKAISDGLCVADGPTPPVFGIGPLISLSNNQGTDNEQHDQCMNWLNSQPSQSVVFLCYGSMGLFSAEQLKEIAAGLENSGQRFLWVVRNPPPDNDKEPKLDELLPKGFLERTNDRGFVMKQWAPQVEVLSHDSVGGFVTHCGWNSLLEAVCGGVPMIGWPLFAEQRMNRVIMVKELKVALAVNESENGWVSGEELEKRVRELMDSDEGKEVRKRVSAMRDAAAKAMRKGGSSRNDFEKLVGLWLS; encoded by the coding sequence ATGCCGGATCAGATCAATGCTATAGTTCTCTACCCCTCTCCAGGCTGGGGTCACCTAATCGCCATGGTAGAGCTTGGGAAGCTCATACTCCAACACCACCCTTCTTTTTCCATCACTGTCATCGTCttccacacacaaaacatggctACCCCTACTTTCTTCGCTGATCAATACGTGACTGCCATCAACGCCACCTGCCCCTCCATCACCTTCCTCCACCTCCCACCCGTCTCCGACACCCCCCCACCTTCcactacttcttcttcttcccccttAGAGATCATGGTCTTCTTACTCCCACTCCTCAACAACACTAATCTTCACCAAGCCCTCCGAACCATCTCCCAGACCTCCAACGTCAAAGCCTTTATCATTGATTTCTTCTGCGATGCTGCTTTCCAAGTGGCAGCAAACCTTTGCATCCCCACCTACTATTTTATTACATCTAGCGCACTCGCTTTAGTCTTGGCTCTATGCAACCCCACCCACCATAAAAGTATGGATAAAAGCTCGGAAGGTCTCGACCACATGCTCGCTGATATTACAGGTTTACCTTTAATCCCAGCTTCAGACTTGCCGAGAATTGTTACAGATCGTGGTTCTCAAGCGTATCAGTTTTTCTTAAACTGCGGAATCAACATGGCCAGAGCAAATGGACTCATCGTAAACTCATTCGAACAGCTCGAAAGAAAAGCTATCAAGGCCATATCTGATGGACTGTGTGTGGCAGATGGACCGACTCCGCCAGTATTCGGCATTGGTCCTTTGATATCATTAAGCAACAATCAAGGAACTGATAATGAACAGCATGATCAGTGTATGAATTGGCTAAACTCGCAACCGAGTCAGAGCGTTGTGTTTCTGTGCTATGGAAGCATGGGATTGTTTTCGGCAGAACAGTTGAAAGAAATAGCAGCAGGATTAGAAAACAGTGGCCAAAGGTTCTTGTGGGTGGTGAGAAATCCACCACCAGATAACGACAAAGAACCAAAGTTGGATGAATTATTACCGAAAGGTTTCTTGGAAAGGACCAATGATAGGGGTTTCGTGATGAAACAATGGGCTCCGCAGGTGGAGGTTCTGAGTCACGATTCAGTGGGCGGGTTCGTGACACACTGCGGGTGGAACTCACTGCTTGAAGCGGTGTGCGGCGGGGTGCCGATGATTGGGTGGCCTCTATTTGCGGAGCAAAGGATGAACAGGGTGATAATGGTGAAGGAATTGAAGGTGGCGTTGGCGGTGAACGAGTCGGAAAACGGGTGGGTGAGTGGGGAGGAGTTGGAGAAGCGGGTGAGGGAATTAATGGACTCGGATGAAGGGAAGGAGGTGAGAAAGAGGGTGTCGGCCATGAGAGATGCTGCCGCCAAAGCCATGAGAAAGGGTGGTTCCTCTCGTAATGACTTTGAGAAGTTGGTTGGGCTGTGGCTTTCGTAA